Genomic segment of Oncorhynchus nerka isolate Pitt River linkage group LG10, Oner_Uvic_2.0, whole genome shotgun sequence:
GAAGGTCCCACATTCAATCTTCAGTCAATCACAAGGGCAAACCACTTTGAGACTTGCCAAACAAGAACCAATGAGGTGGCAAGCTTCCAGACCTGTGGGACCTCTCAGAAAAGCCTAGAAGTGAGGAGCGGAGGGTGGAACTTCTGAAGCGGGGGGACACTTACAATCGGGTGAATGGGCCCACGTGGAGAGGTCCTCTCAGTTTCGGAGAGGAAcaagaggatgaggtgagagcagaaaatgagggggaggaggagtagggagcaggggaggaggaagatgatCGTGGTTCGGAATCGTTGTTCAGTGTGAAGACAGTGGAGATGGCCACGTCCACGATACCTTGGCATAGCTCCGGGTAGAGTTTCCTAGAAGAGGGAGAGTTAACAGCGCAATTAATAAGATGCCATGCCAGTTAAATCAGTCAGATTATATAGGGAGGAATTAATGATCAAGAGTCCAGAAACTTTATCTAGCATGGAAAATCAATTCAAAGGACAATTTTACACTCAAGCACATTCAGATTCACCGGGAAGTCAGAGATCTTAAAATAAAACATCCATTAAATCctaacatgaaaagttattaaagCACTCTAAGCCTTGAACAATGGAAAACATTTTCAAAGGAATTAACATTTCAGCCCAAACCTCTTGGCGTGAATGAACAAACAACTGCCGGTCAGTCTGAGTAGAGCACACACCATGCACAGGTCTCAAATCATTTAAATCAACAAAGATTCTATGAATAAAATGTCATGAATGAGAGGATGACCCAACCGAGTGCAGGCAAGAGGAAGAGGATAAACAGGACAATATAAGAGACACAGTTTTATAGCCTATTACTACCTGCTACGTTTTTATGACCACTGGGAGAAGAATATAAAATAGGACTGACTGTGCGCAGGCCGGAGCTCCATTGATCTCTATCAGCCACACCTTGAAGCTCTCATCCACCATGAAGTCAAAGCCGAAGAGCTGGAAGCTCTGATAGGACAAGTGCTTAGTGCTGATGGCAGGTTCAATGCATGTCAGACAGCTCCTAGGAGACCAGACAGAACAACCATTGTCAGGAGTCTAAGTAGAGTATAGCCTAGCTGTGAAGCAAATACCTATAAATAACTACTTGTAGAACTTCGCAATGTTAAGGGAAAGGCCATGTTTAAGGTCATTGAACAAAACTGTATTTTTCCATCTCCTTCAACAGAGTAAAAAAACAGCACTGGAGGAGAAGTAGCTACCTTATAATCTGCTTTATCTGAGGTAAAATGTTGGTCTCCAGCACTATGTTGTGGGTGCTCAGCAGGTACTGCCGGAACTCGTCGAAGAACATCTCGTTGCCCTCCTCGTAGCGGCCATAGTTCTGCGAGTGCTCTTTCTGGATGCAGTGGTTGGTCAGGTGGCTGGTCACGTCCTGGAAGTTGGAGCTGTCGTAGGGCTCCGAGGCCGTCCGCAGCACACCCTCCCGGTAAAGGTAGATGTTGTACTGATGGTCCACGAGCACCCAGCTCCTAAGAACACAACAGCAAACCCGCAGAGTCAGATTACTGGGAAAAACACCAGCGATAACATTTCTTATTTTGCTGTTCCTCAGACAGCTTGAATTGTGTATTAGAAGCCTATATAGTCTTTGTTGGTAATAAATGTGTAATAAACACACTAGATGTGCTATCACTCAAAGGTATTAGTATCAGCTGCTTACCTGATGTCAAATTTACGGTTGCCAGGTTGCAACAGTAGTGGTCTTTCTAGGTACTTCTGAATGACATGAACCTGCCCTTGATTATCAATGAACTCCAGCAATTGATTTGCATCGTGGGATATCAAAATCCCAGCACCTGGAACAAGAAAACCAACCCAAGCCTCATCTTTGTATACAATCCTTGGAATAGATATTTTGCCAACAAAGTGTTTGTAACTCCCTGGGTAGTCAAAGGAAACTTTGAAAAATATGAAGCATTAGCTTAAAAAGAGAGCTTCTTTAGGCAgcaatactataatacaccacccCCATAATACCAAATGACTACAGAATGTAGCAGTACTAGCTGTTAGTAGAAATATGAGCCTCTAGACATGATGACTGTTTGGTACCTTTTGCTCCAGCAGATGACTTGGCGATCCACACTGTTCCCTCTCCGCTTTCCTTCCTTGAGTGATAAGAGGCCAGGAAAACTTCTCTTTCATCCGTCTTGGGGTTACTTTTCAGGTGGCTTATGCCATTCTTTGCAGGCGCAATGGGAGTGTTGAGGTTAGTAGGATAGATGATATACGATTCAGGCAACCAGTTGCCGGGATCTGGAAGCTCCGGGCTAGTCTTGATTAACCTGCACAATGCAAAGTAAGCGGATATTGATGATATTTACAGTATCAGCAGGATTTATTGAAAATTACAGCATCAAAGTGAAAATGATTACACTGGAACCTTTTCAACTCGTCAAGGTTTGAAAATGCCTACTTGACTAAAGATGCTTTGCGGCACAACTTGTCTGCTCCTCTGTAATAATTCACCAGTTGCATCAGTCCAGGCTCATGACCTGTGGAGGAGAAACAAATGCATGCAGAAAAAAAGGATGAAAGTGATTACAATAGGGCGgtgtaaacaagaatttgtttaGGTCCTTCTCCGAGGTCAAACACGGCATTTCAGTGTGTCCAATATAGCCTACTTGTGGCATTCAGTGACCAAGGATGCATGTGGATACAGTGATATCACCAAAATATGGTTATAATTTTGTAACAAAGTAGCAATAGACAATAAGCTCCAGGATAGTCAAGGCCAAACTCTTGATCATAAACTGAGACAGGGGTGGGCCACAAATGAATAATTCTGGAAAATGATCAGTGGTTTAAGGGATTAACTTTCTTTTTACTTTTGCATAATGTAGAGGTCTTGGTTTGACTCCCAAGGAGACTGGGCGCATTGCAGTGAGTGTCAGATTAGCACTTGTGATGTGTATCAGCCTATGGGCCTCCATCAGAGGTCTACATCAGCGGTTTCATGCGACACAATTCATGGGTTTAGCTCGAGGGCGAGAACAAGAATACTGACACTGCAACAAAACGCATTCAATGCAATGTAAGACCATTTACTGCGTATGCCAAAAGTGTTAACTCTTACCAAGCCGTCCAAATGGCAGTCTGTTCCGTTCGCCCAACATCAAATTGAATCGGGGATTATCCTTTTTCAGTCTCTTCCATTGTCCAGTAGCGACGAGAATTTTGGAAACTTCAGCATAAATAGTACTGTTGTCGTCTCGGGCGACAAATGTATACATGGGTGAATTCATAATACCACAATATTATATGTGCAACAAAAAAACGAATTGTTTTCAAGCTCCGATGTAGCTAGTTGATTTAGCAGACTGGCTGGCAAGCGCTATCTCGCGGGCGGCTGTAGCATGATGAGGCAGCCATGTCCAGATTCTGAAAAAAATGAATGTCTTTCACGATGACAAAAGTCCTACTACATGTTGCATTACTCTGGTCTACATTTCACTCATGTTGCCCTAGATTAGGGTGTGACTACTTGGTCACACGTCCGGTCGAGAACCTATCTGGTGTGCTAACGAGCTAGCTTAGCTGTCAAAGCAGTATATTGCTGTCGATTACTCTGGTAGCTGGATATTTTTCTTCAGCATTTTTTGTTTGACTGGTTAACTATGTAAACTGCTACTTTGCTAAGATTTCAGCTGTTCAATTTGAGGACAAAACGACCAAACAGAAGAGATCCATAATGTTCTGTTGCAGATCAACGGTCCTTTTATTCTTGGCCCACAGCTGTCATCCATCATCTGTCGTCACATGGAACGTGGATAAACATGACCTGCAATGGATTGTGGTTGATGTAGTCTTTCTATTCTGGTACCTCACTTGAGGTTATCAGATTAAATACCTTCTGTAGAGCAAAAAGCAATAAGGTAACATTTAATTTCTATTTCAATTTGTGTATAACGAAAATATTGATGTAATTGTATATCCCAGAAAGCATATAATATATTTTAAAGGGTAAGGGCAGAGATTTAAGGGccagctgttctttccataatatggatttagtcttttaccaaatagggctgtcttctgtataccacccctaccttgtcacaacacaactgattggctcaaacgcattaagaagaaaataaattccacaaattaacttttaacaaggttaattgaaatgcattataggtgtctacctcatgaagctggttgagagaatcccaagAGTTTGCatagttgtcatcaaggcaaagggtgactaccctgaagaacctcaaatataaaatatattttgatttgtttaacacttttttgcttactacatgattccacttgtattatttcatagttttgatgtcttcactattattctacaatgtagaaaatagtaaaaataaagaaaaacctttgaatgagtaggtgtgtccaaacttttgactggtaccgtatATAGACTTGActgactagactggactggagtATACTTGACTGGACTAATTGGCCTGGACTGACTGAACTTGAACTGAACTTATTGGACTGGATTTTCTGGACTTGCCAAGACTATCCCTAATTAAACTGAACATATTTTAATTTCCAAAGTACAGTAGCAGTTTTCTGGTATTAGCTATATCTTCACCACCAGATGGCGGCATGCACTTGATTTGAGAGGGGAGGGCTCAGGGTTAGGCCCAGTTCGAATTGTACCCTAGACTatagtgccttacctcccttacaCAAGTGTTCACAGGAGGTGTAAACATAAGTCCCATCTAGCCCTACGTATAGCTACATAGATCCCTGCATGATTGAGAAACGAGTGTTGCGTAGGAGTGACATCACCTGACGTATGCCAAGCTTATGGTTGTGTTGCAGCaattcgaaccagtgacctttacTGGCCCAGTACCTTTACTGGCCCAGTagtcttaaccgctaggctacctgcctcagcAGGAACAAATCACAGATAGCAGCTGTgttggtggcagctgcagagatgtACTTTGGTGTACAAGattttactgcagaagagttaCAAGCTGTGTTGAgtgtcctgtcctcccaggctgCCGGCCTGGTGTAGGATCAGTTCGGGCCAAGTAGTggaatagtggtgaggttttttaatgggtgtagggttagttggtaggtcAATTTCTTTACGAAGCGTAATGAACTCACAGTCCAGAAGAGTAGCTGGAAACACACTGCTATGGC
This window contains:
- the LOC115135286 gene encoding tubulin--tyrosine ligase-like → MNSPMYTFVARDDNSTIYAEVSKILVATGQWKRLKKDNPRFNLMLGERNRLPFGRLGHEPGLMQLVNYYRGADKLCRKASLVKLIKTSPELPDPGNWLPESYIIYPTNLNTPIAPAKNGISHLKSNPKTDEREVFLASYHSRKESGEGTVWIAKSSAGAKGAGILISHDANQLLEFIDNQGQVHVIQKYLERPLLLQPGNRKFDIRSWVLVDHQYNIYLYREGVLRTASEPYDSSNFQDVTSHLTNHCIQKEHSQNYGRYEEGNEMFFDEFRQYLLSTHNIVLETNILPQIKQIIRSCLTCIEPAISTKHLSYQSFQLFGFDFMVDESFKVWLIEINGAPACAQKLYPELCQGIVDVAISTVFTLNNDSEPRSSSSSPAPYSSSPSFSALTSSSCSSPKLRGPLHVGPFTRL